Within the bacterium genome, the region CGTTGAACACCTTATTTTGGGCATGTTATCAGTAGAAGAAAATATTGCCGCAGAGATTTTAAAATGGAGCAATTTTACGAGTCTTCTGTTAACCAGATATTTCGAGTCTCCCCCGGGTGCCCGGAGATTTCTCTAAAGAAAACCTCTCTAAATAGGCAAAATATCTTAAAAAATCCGTATTTTTCAGATTTTGACAGAGATAGATTAGAGAGG harbors:
- a CDS encoding Clp protease N-terminal domain-containing protein translates to MLDFNKMTLKAQEAVHAAVELAKKLSHQEIDVEHLILGMLSVEENIAAEILKWSNFTSLLLTRYFESPPGARRFL